Proteins encoded together in one Venturia canescens isolate UGA chromosome 10, ASM1945775v1, whole genome shotgun sequence window:
- the LOC122416740 gene encoding homeobox protein 6-like has protein sequence MVVQASTSSDEIEERKRPSQLSLQTQLENLKKIMEEHTDDLGETQTGQNNNGTENNNGTENNNGTDDTNNNNDGTEYNNDGTDADNLGGTGHDNNGTEDRNDSENETERDRDVDNERGHRQPAAESVDKKIKKLSKEVRYD, from the coding sequence ATGGTGGTGCAGGCCTCAACATCTTCCGATGAAatcgaggagagaaagaggccaTCGCAGCTCAGTCTTCAGACTCAGCtggaaaacttaaaaaaaataatggaagaacACACAGACGATTTGGGAGAGACACAAACGGGACAAAATAACAATGGGACAGAAAATAACAACGGGACAGAGAATAACAACGGGACAGACGATACAAATAACAATAACGACGGGACAGAATACAATAATGACGGAACAGACGCTGACAATTTGGGCGGAACAGGACATGACAACAACGGGACAGAAGACCGAAATGACTCTGAAAACGAGACAGAACGAGACCGTGACGTTGACAATGAAAGGGGACACAGGCAACCAGCGGCGGAATCCgtcgacaaaaaaataaaaaagttgtcgAAGGAAGTCAGGTATGATTAA
- the LOC122416741 gene encoding uncharacterized protein, whose translation MLAYLALVMIAALAHPVFSMVGYDCGSSAMNITTVSLLTVGECNIPSPEVEVHEQYIELLQLNEFAETEVLQCKIEIFRVIFYCGMSSHIATVDNAQLEYIEMVSRDACKDMHKFGKAMIGQTIITGIQPNRTTRTSITFAGSVKNDGTCYGASYADPYGSWNNVVVQGTVKISLRNYMAQVSLESNQIYLRSGTVCALLETNCQDADGGNTFWDSRPLDNCKFDRYGILFDGIAKKIRDVDSDVSRSLYSVTTTDVTFALTSRETHNICGYEVVSTEHPKLFIFETTPGTSFAVHGKVSVANLDIFAYVNSKFLYVERHIRQQMKSLYHDVLKRQCDRERQILQNSLAIASQAPDEFAFRLMKGPGYMALVAGEVVHIVKCIPVEVTLLRLEECYNQLPVARGNETFFLTPRTHILSHKGTQTTCNRLLPPYYLFGDAWYKFTPIPEAALPPEIMRPTTKQTWKYTNPASLAASGIYTKEDTDNLRQRIMFPLEKPVVIDNIVRGINGESTVNQGERFVNLLDENSIKHIAESAWKHTWGRFIQFGTTSAGFIGILLIFRAIKLIVDTIVHGYALHTVYGWSIYLLGAVWSSITNLLIHLGRQPKEDVSDDVERGMDLEKYQSSPTPRINKCPLHQSNNSTHK comes from the coding sequence aTGTTGGCCTATCTCGCGCTGGTGATGATCGCAGCTCTCGCCCATCCCGTTTTTTCCATGGTGGGATACGATTGCGGATCGAGCGCAATGAATATTACAACTGTATCGTTGTTGACCGTCGGAGAATGCAACATACCAAGTCCAGAAGTGGAAGTCCATGAACAATATATTGAATTATTGCAACTCAACGAATTCGCGGAAACGGAAGTGTTGCAAtgcaaaatcgaaatttttcgcgttatattttattgtgGTATGTCTTCTCATATTGCAACCGTGGATAACGCGCAATTGGAATATATCGAAATGGTAAGCCGTGATGCATGCAAGGACATGCACAAATTCGGAAAAGCAATGATAGGGCAAACGATTATAACCGGAATACAACCCAATCGAACAACGAGGACTAGTATAACTTTTGCTGGCTCCGTGAAAAACGACGGGACATGCTATGGGGCATCGTATGCTGACCCTTATGGATCTTGGAATAACGTGGTTGTACAGGGTACCGTAAAAATCTCCTTGCGAAACTATATGGCTCAAGTTAGTTTGGAATCGAACCAAATCTATTTACGCTCCGGAACTGTATGCGCGCTGCTCGAAACAAATTGCCAGGATGCTGACGGTGGAAACACTTTTTGGGATTCGCGACCGCTCGACAATTGTAAATTTGATCGCTATGGAATTCTCTTCGATGGCATTGCGAAAAAGATAAGAGATGTTGATTCGGACGTATCGCGTAGTCTTTACTCCGTAACTACAACGGATGTAACTTTTGCATTGACGAGTAGAGAAACTCATAACATCTGCGGTTATGAAGTTGTTAGTACCGAACATCCTAAGCTGTTTATATTTGAAACGACACCGGGAACCTCGTTTGCTGTTCATGGAAAAGTTTCGGTAGCTAACTTGGACATATTTGCGTACgtcaattcgaaatttttatacgtAGAAAGACATATCAGGCAACAAATGAAGTCACTATACCATGATGTTTTGAAACGACAATGCGACAGAGAAAGGCAGATTTTACAAAATAGTTTAGCTATCGCGAGTCAAGCTCCAGACGAGTTTGCATTTAGACTGATGAAAGGACCAGGCTATATGGCGCTTGTGGCTGGCGAAGTTGTGCATATTGTTAAGTGCATTCCCGTAGAAGTAACTTTATTGCGCCTTGAAGAATGCTATAATCAATTACCAGTTGCACGTGgaaacgaaactttttttcttacccCACGTACACATATCTTGTCGCATAAAGGAACTCAGACAACGTGCAACCGATTACTGCCACCCTATTATCTTTTCGGAGATGCATGGTATAAATTTACACCGATTCCGGAAGCAGCTTTGCCACCTGAAATTATGAGGCCAACCACGAAACAAACATGGAAATATACAAATCCGGCATCACTCGCGGCCAGTGGAATATACACGAAAGAGGATACCGATAATTTACGCCAACGCATAATGTTTCCCCTCGAGAAACCGGTAGTGATCGATAACATTGTCCGAGGTATCAACGGCGAATCAACCGTAAACCAAGGCGAACGGTTTGTCAATCTTTTGgacgaaaattcgataaaacatATTGCGGAATCAGCATGGAAGCACACGTGGGGGCGGTTTATCCAATTCGGCACCACTAGTGCCGGATTCATTGGAATTCTACTCATTTTTCGAGCGATTAAGCTTATCGTGGATACCATCGTACATGGATACGCTTTGCATACAGTATACGGGTGGTCAATTTATCTGCTCGGAGCTGTATGGAGTTCGATAACGAATTTGTTAATTCATCTCGGTCGGCAACCCAAGGAAGACGTGTCAGATGACGTCGAACGTGGAATGGACCTGGAGAAATACCAAAGTTCTCCAACACCGAGAATAAACAAGTGCCCACTACATCAATCGAACAATTCTACTCATAAGTAG